ATATTCACTTTCTTGTGATAATATTTCAAactttcgcaaaaaaaaatgcacaatgGGGACTCAAACCAGTCACCTCCCGATGCGAACGGACAATCTTACGGTTCACCACTCCGCCAGCAGCTCCATAACATCTAGTATGTGACACAAGCCTATCTATTCTCACTTTAggtgtttgaattcaaaaaattcaaacaaaccgGAATTTTTTGCACGGTAAGACCATTTACCGTGGGTAGGTGGTAAACGCGGTTACCGGGCGGTAACTCCGCCCAGTAACCAAAACCATGTGCATGCAACTACTATGAACTTGTTTGTTATTAAGTAGGGGTAATAAAAAATTCAGTTGAGGAACCTTTCAAAATAGAAATAGAGAGAATCAAAGTACATTCTGGCTCGATGTGTGGCAGCTCTTCTAGTTGGTCTTTCTGCAGTTCTTCCTGATCTCGAAGCGGGTGCCCTCGGCAGGGAGCTCGCTGAGCTTGGCCATGGCCTTGCCGAAGAGGAGGAACCACTTTGAAGCATTCTCCATGAACTCTTCCATTGCGTCCCCGGCGGCGTTACTGCTGTCGTTACGTAGCTCCCAATCAGACCTGAAGAGCACCATGTTCTGGAGGTTGGCGCTGTAGTAGCTGTTGTCGAGGACGGCCGTCGCAGTCATGTTCACCCTAGTGGGATGATAGCCAGACTTATTTTGGAAGGTCAGGTCCATGTCGCGGATGTTGTTCATCTCCGCTGGGTCAGGCGTTCCTTGCACCTTTTTCTGGGCCTTGACATGGTCGCCGAGCGCCTTCTGGTAGGTTTCACTGATCGGGGTGGACGTGGACGGTTTGAGACGATCAATGAAGGACGAAAGGTGGGCAACGCCAATGGCGTGCGCACCGGAGAGGACGACGAGCTCTCTTTGGGTGAAGTTCTTGGCAGCGAAGTTGGCCTTGAGCTGGTCGAAGTTGAGGGTAGAGGGCGGGAGGACGGcatcggcagcggcggctgttGAGATGACGCCATCCTTTCGTCCTGTGGAGACGCCGTACACGATCTTGCCACGACTGAGGATGTCGGTCGCGTCACGGGCGGCCAGGACGACTATGTCGGCACAAGAGATGTTGTCGCCGAGCTTGGCCTTGATCGTGTCGATCACGTCAAAGCCAGCGAGGCCTATGTTGTTCTCCGCCCTCTTCTCAGtactgctgttgttgctgccgTTGCTATCCAAGAGCACTGATCCGTCGCAACCCTGCATATACTCTTCATTAGTTATGAAGCTAGTGGAATGGGCCATGCATTATGTGGTTACATTTGTAATTTGTTACAATTTTTTAATTTCAAAGATGTAATTTAGGTGATTTATGTCTTCTTTTCAAATCACAACAAGAGCAATTAGGTATTTTAAATAGGTACTAGTATGTAGAATGATTGA
The Brachypodium distachyon strain Bd21 chromosome 2, Brachypodium_distachyon_v3.0, whole genome shotgun sequence genome window above contains:
- the LOC104582763 gene encoding peroxidase 5, translated to MVRLNSGAVVLFLCLGLAFVSGQPAEAAGSKKDVDVEGTVRKEVAKAIKSNPRVGAALVRLLFHDCWVHGCDGSVLLDSNGSNNSSTEKRAENNIGLAGFDVIDTIKAKLGDNISCADIVVLAARDATDILSRGKIVYGVSTGRKDGVISTAAAADAVLPPSTLNFDQLKANFAAKNFTQRELVVLSGAHAIGVAHLSSFIDRLKPSTSTPISETYQKALGDHVKAQKKVQGTPDPAEMNNIRDMDLTFQNKSGYHPTRVNMTATAVLDNSYYSANLQNMVLFRSDWELRNDSSNAAGDAMEEFMENASKWFLLFGKAMAKLSELPAEGTRFEIRKNCRKTN